AAACGACGATAGCATACCATTTGTGGTTTTCTTTTGTTTCACAGCTAATGGCATATCCTGATACTTCTTTGCCCAACAAATAACAAGTGATTGGCTCTTTTTTAAACGTTTTCTGTTGCTGCTGCATTTGTGAGGCGAAGCTCTCCACATTCCAAGCTGCAACTTTCAGATTTTGCATATAATCCCAGGATAGTCCTGTGCCGTTATCGCAACCCAGTTGATCCGGCTTGGATACATAGGAGCAGCAATTTGATTGATCCTTGCCCTCACAATCTCTTGGTATGGCGTAGGTTTTACCTGCAAAAACAAAGCTGTCTTTCCGGGTAATTTGTTTTGATGTTGTACTGTCGGTTAAGAGAGCGTTACTGTTAGCTTCCTGACTAAAGGCCGCAGTGAAGGTTAAACAAAGAAATGTTGTTAATAAATGTCTCATATGCAGTAGTTATTGGTTAGTGTACTAATTAGTGCATAACGGAAGTGAGCCTGCCGACTATGGTAATAGTCAGTGCTGCATCTGTTTGTTTGCAGTTTGAAGATAAGTAGAAATAGGGTTGTAAAGAATGCATAGATAAAGGGATTTCCCTTTTAGACGTTAAAGGCATTTCGCTTTTAGCAAGTGAGGCCATAACCTATAGTCATGCGATTATTATATCTCCATCTTATCCATCCAGACTTGATAGGTCTTTTGCTTTCATTACATTCCAATGTCTCGTTGGTTCTTACCCTCATCCATTCTCCTTTTATTTCCAACACCTCAAAACAATCTGCCTGTTCCATCTTCTTGATGGTTTTGGCACCATCTGATGGAGCTAATTTTACATCCAAGTTGAATTCAGTAAGCTTTTCAATAGCAGTTGTTTCCTTCAATAAAAAGGCAGGCCACTTTACCACTTGCTTAATGGGCTCCGATTTCGTCCACATTGTTCTACCTGATTCATTATTGACAACTACTTTATGCCATTTGCCGATACTCGTATCCAAACGGATGATGAATATGCTGTAGTCCAGCCAAAGGCCCTCTGGCTGAAACCAGGAAGCAACCTGCGTGCTGTTTTTAATTAAATACTCGCCTTGTTTATCCTGTATCACCGAAACAGTTCCTGCAGGAGTTTTCTGCAGCGTATCAGCGTAAAAATAAAGTGTAGGCTTTTTGTAAAAATCAATTTTAAGAACGCCCAAGCCTAAGTTAATGTTCTTCTGACCGAATGCTAGTAGGGGAGCTAGAAAGAAAAGTATTGACAAAAAGTGTTTCATAGAAGATGGTAAAATGAGTTTCAACTAACGGAAGGGAACACTGCACTGTAGCACCATCCGTGCTTCTTAGTTGGTTTACTCAATGAAGATAATTAAAGCTTTGTTGCTCCATCATTTTAGGTGTCTATAAATAAGTTGCACCACACCTGATTTAAATCTGTTCACTTCAACTAACTCAAGATTCATTCTTTCTTTCAAACCTTCAAATAAGGGCTTGCCACCTCCAAGTACAGTAGGATGGACTGAGATCCTGTAAATATCAATCAAACCATGATGGATGAATGTGGTGATCAATTTTGCTCCACCATACAGCCATATATCCTTGCCATCTTGATGTTTGATCTGCGCTACTTTTTCGGCTAAGTCAGAAGTTATATACGTAGCGTTATTGTCTTGCGTTGGGTTGCTGGAAAACACATATTTCTTTTTGGAATGAACGCTAGACCAAATAGACGTTTCTGTTTCGCTAGCGTTTACATCTGGCTGATAATTTCCCCACGCATCATAGCTTACCCTACCGTAAAAGATGGTGTCGATACTGGAAAGGAAACCTTCAAAGTCCATATCGTCGTCCATAATACACCAATCCACTTCTCCATTGGGGCCTTCAATAAATCCATCAAGTGTTACGGCTAAATCTAAAATGATCTTTCTCATTGCTGGTGAATAATAAGTTTACTTGGGGCTTCCCTGCTTGACCTTACGCCTTTGTTGGTGTTCATCTCGGCTTTGTGCTGTGGCTGCACCAACAAACGAAATTAAGGAAAGGGCGATCATACTCAGTAAAGTGAAGACTCTTATATGTGCAATAACCTTTTGCTTAATCAGATTTGTATTCATACACTGCATAACCCCATGGTGATATATTCCAGGCTTTATTACTTATAGACTCTTTTGTGCCCTTAAAAACATTGTAGGCGTTGCCCAATAAAACTTTCTCTTTGATAGTTATTGGTTGTGGACGATTAGAAAAATTAAGAATAACCAATACCTTTTTTCCTCCTTTCTCTCTAATGAATGCATAAACTGCTTTATCATCACCCACGCTCAGTTTTCTAAATGAGGCATCAGCCGAAAGCGCCGCGTTTCTTTTACGAAGATCAAGCAGGGTTTTATAAAATGGAGCTCTTTGAAGTTTGCCAAAATGCATCGGGTCTTTATCAAAGAATTTTAAAGCCCGTAGCACTGGTTCTTCCTGGCCACCATAGATCAGGGGAACGCTATTGGCCGTTGTTTGTGTAAATACGGCAAAGGGCGCATGTACAGGCCCGGGAAAAGTACCGAAGTCGGCATGGTTCCAGCTATTTTCATCATGGTTGCTGGTAAAGTACATCTGAATGGTATTGGCAGGATACATACTGTCGCTTTCATGCACAATGCTATCCAGACCAACGGCAGGTCTTTCGCCTTTGGCTACCTTCTCCATCATTTTAAACATATGCCATGCATAAACAGCATCAAAGCCACTTTCTGGCAGGTAGGCACTGTCACCTTCAGCCAGCATGAAAATGCTTTTCATGCGCTTTAATTGTGGAATGCATTTGCTCCAAAAAGTAGCAGGAACGTTCCAGGCTACATCGCACCTGAATCCATCGATGTCTGTATTGGAAACCCAGTATTTCATAGCAGCTATCATACTGTCCTGCATAACGGGGTTTTTATAATTCAATTGCCGGGTGTCGGCCCAGTCAACCGCCATGGCCGCTTTGCCGGTGCTGTCTTTTACAAAGAAGTCGGGTTGCTCGGTAAGCCATCTATGGTCTGCCCCTGTATGATTCGGCACCCAATCAATGATAACCTTCATTCCCTTGTTGTGTATGGTTTTTACCAGTTGCTTAAAGTCGGCTATGGTACCAAATTCAGGATTGAGGGCTGTATAATCTGAAACAGCATAATAACTCCCTAATGAACCTTTTCTATCTACCTTACTGATGGGGTTAATGGGCATAAACCAAACTGTTTGTACGCCCATCTCTTTCAAACGGTCAAGATGTTTTGCAAAAGCATTTAACGTTCCTTCTTGAGTATACTGTCGCACATTGACCTCGTATATATTCCCCTGCATGATCCAGGCTGGATGTTCATTGGCAACTCCAGTTTTATCATCAGTAGTTGTTTGACATAAACTATAAGAAAGTACAAGGAATTGTAGCAGGAGAAAATTGAATATTCTTTTCATTACCGAAATTTAAATAATCAAAATACTGCGTTAGATAGGGGATTGGATTGTGTATAACGAACAGGCTTGTTGCAATAGCAGCAGGTCGTTTTCCAGTTGTTTGATTTATAATCTGAAGATAACTAAAATTGATTTGTAGAGTATATGTACTGCTTCCGCTTTGGTAGCAAGCTGGTTTTGTAGGCAGCTTTTCTATTTACAGGAATTGTCGGTAATTGTTCGTCCAGTATTCTTCAATAAATCCCCATTTATAGTCTTTATATTTCCAAATGGTCATAATGGGAAGCGTTTTAAAAAACTGTTTTTGCTTGCCATGAAACTTATGTATGTAAACCGCATCTTTGACACCATCTCTGTTATCGCATTGTCTACCTGAAATCTTTCCAAGAGTAATGGCTTTAAAGTCTTTGATGTAAAACAAATCACTATCCCAGTTCATATCTGCACAACCACTTTTGTGGTATGAATAATAATAGCCTGTATTCTTAATAGGTAAAGGGGCAGGAAACTGCCGGAAACCCTTTACTTCTTTAAAACTCTTTATTGTCGGTATATAAACAAACAGATCTAACACCATTGTAGCATTACTGGAATAGTGCAGCAGAATGTCTTTATGGCCATCCTGATTAAAGTCTTTGAACTCAGCACCAAAATAATAGTCAGTCTTTTTAATCAGGGTATCGCCTTTCCCATTTAATAAATAATAGGTCTTGTCATTAATAAATCCGATGAATTTGTTTTTGCCAACAGTAACTGTATCAATTGAAAAGATATTAGTATCTAAATAGACCTTTTCCCACTTTTGAGCTATACTGCAATAGGAAAGTGTAACAAAGGAAAATAACAATCTTAAGGGCTGGTTCATATAGTTGCCTACAATGGAACAGGCATTCCTGCTAGTAATGACAGTCTGTGTTCCTTGGCTTGGTTAAAGATAATAGGTTGATTGATGTTTTATAGCAGGTTAATCTTATGCAGCCCTCATTGAAGTAACATAGCGTTACGAGTGTGGCTTTTTTAAGTGTTTTAATTCTATTTGCTCCAGGTTCTCTTCTGATATGGCAAGCAGACCATCGATTTCTTTTTCCAACAATTCTATTTGGCCTTTCTTAATAAGTGTTCGCATCC
This genomic interval from Flavisolibacter tropicus contains the following:
- a CDS encoding alpha-amylase family glycosyl hydrolase, yielding MKRIFNFLLLQFLVLSYSLCQTTTDDKTGVANEHPAWIMQGNIYEVNVRQYTQEGTLNAFAKHLDRLKEMGVQTVWFMPINPISKVDRKGSLGSYYAVSDYTALNPEFGTIADFKQLVKTIHNKGMKVIIDWVPNHTGADHRWLTEQPDFFVKDSTGKAAMAVDWADTRQLNYKNPVMQDSMIAAMKYWVSNTDIDGFRCDVAWNVPATFWSKCIPQLKRMKSIFMLAEGDSAYLPESGFDAVYAWHMFKMMEKVAKGERPAVGLDSIVHESDSMYPANTIQMYFTSNHDENSWNHADFGTFPGPVHAPFAVFTQTTANSVPLIYGGQEEPVLRALKFFDKDPMHFGKLQRAPFYKTLLDLRKRNAALSADASFRKLSVGDDKAVYAFIREKGGKKVLVILNFSNRPQPITIKEKVLLGNAYNVFKGTKESISNKAWNISPWGYAVYEYKSD
- a CDS encoding dihydrofolate reductase family protein, with the protein product MRKIILDLAVTLDGFIEGPNGEVDWCIMDDDMDFEGFLSSIDTIFYGRVSYDAWGNYQPDVNASETETSIWSSVHSKKKYVFSSNPTQDNNATYITSDLAEKVAQIKHQDGKDIWLYGGAKLITTFIHHGLIDIYRISVHPTVLGGGKPLFEGLKERMNLELVEVNRFKSGVVQLIYRHLK